The genomic region AAGAATGGATCTCCGTTATGCACTCAAGAACACTACAGCATAACTTCATTACCTCTCGGCTGCTGATTGTGAAACTTGAACTTGTGAAATACGGTTAAGCGTTGCACTTGAGACTGTCTATGAGAAGCATCATGCAAACTAGTCAAACACCCTTTGTAGAGACCATCTCCCAGAAGTGATGCTTCTGAAGAGTTTCCTGTTTGTGTTTGATGACGGGCGGTTTTGTATACAATCCTACATTTCACAAGACTTCTTGCATGTGGGATGCAGTTTGAAGATGCATTTGCAGGAATTACCCGGACCAAAGAGAGACGTGAAGAGTGTGCAGGATGCAGTTTTACATGGAACGGCTGAAGCGTTCTTGAACTGAAAGACGGAAACCGGCTGCAGAAAGAGCTTCAGGGTATGTTTTATGCTATCCATCTTTGAGTCCGGAGAACAAGAAGCTGCAAACTTCTTGTCTTATTGGTAATATGACATTTAGACATAGTGAAAACCAATGTTAGTTTCTCTTTCAAAGACTTGTTTGAATGTTGAAATATGTAAGCAAGGACCTGAGTTTGCTTAGAAGCCAGTTACAGCATTCTTTCTTTGAACTCCAGCTTTATGGTATTTCGGAAACTTGTTTGTTGGGCAACCAAACATGGTATTAAGAGGAAATTAACATACTGGTCCGAACCTATGTTTAACCCGATCAAATATCTTTGCAGGATTGACCAAAAAGAGtataagagggtgtttggaattaacttatttaaagTTGCACTTGGATTGAATGATttgcaattataatatttatttggataattctaaatttaaaaaatttcaaatattttgaactaTGCTTTattgatggatttcaaattattttcaattcgagtaattttgaaatcatttctccaaatttttccctcaaatccaaatctatcaacacaaaaaaattttcgtatcaatttttaaatatttcaatttatcctttagtttaattattctttaaagaaatagtcataataataattttaatattttcacaattataatttttttctctgaATGACTTCTTTTTATCCCCTCAAAccgtgaatttttttttaacaaatttatttttttttctctttttttacataccataattttttttatatattcatgacgatgattttttttatttgctcgTGGGACGAAGACTAATTATGAGTAGTGCAAATCTAATTAGcaaaagttttaaataaaaattaaaaaaaatagagcatAATTGGATTTGGATGGAAATCtataaaaatgacaaaacaaTCCCTTCATATTCATGCTGGCGTAATTTTTTGGAAACAAAAGTCACTGGCCAAGAGTACATGAATGTTGAAATTGAAGGGTGTCaagttctatttttataagttttggTAAATTACGTTGGCACCCccttctttttataatattataaatataccatctctttttataaaattataaacactcTCTCCAaagttataattgtaatacaACTACATTTCTTGAAACAAATCTTGCACGATTGATCCTGAAAATATTACACTGATCtagctgtaattttacaaaatgcatgatgtatttgtatattttaacttaatctgaagaatattaatataatttagaaataattacactcccatTTCCtgaggtttgatgtaattacacgtagacttCTTGTAGTTTGGGAAATTACACCTAGTACTACTGAAGTTTGCTTCGGTCTAACAAACAAGTCCATCCGTTAGTTAAGATTCACCTAATTTgctgatatcaacaaaaaatctatattaactACTGAtcgacttattactgatttattgcaaatcaaataaatctttttatgaccaaattaccctcatacatGTTCAAGTattaatgcatatgatgaggtatattttcaccgttagaagggtagtttagttcaaaaaaattatttaaccatTAGTCAATCTAGggtaagtattaatttttatttagttttttattaaaatcgacaaattcaattaattttaattaactgatggatttatttattaggcGAAAATAAACTCCAGAAATATTAGCTATAACTGATgaatctatgtataattatatgaaatttgaGAGGGGAAAGTGTAACtatcttgtaatttatcccaTAATTTAAGATTGATTTGTACGAATACATTATAATTTCAGGTTGTAAACCCCCAATTTTCCCCTCCCATGCTCTAATAATTTCAGGAAAAAGTCTCACGCTGCCATCTAGTTCTGTGAATTCATCTCAATACATTTTCTGTGACCTTTGTGTGTAAAGAAATGGCCTTTTTACTCAATAAAACTGCTCTATCCGCTCTCAGGCTCCGTTCCCAGGTACGCCATTTATACTGTTATGTCTACTTATtgttttttcctatttttgcTTTGGTTAAATGTGGATTTGGGCTGTGAAAATTGATGGGTTTTTGTGTGAATCTTGATTTACTGCAGAAGGCTGACGATTCGTTAATGCTATCAAGGCGTGGATTTCATGTCGAGCCTGGCGCTCGGGAGAAGGCTGtgagtatttatttgattttccctttttctctttatttacGGTTTTTTGGGTATTAACTTCAATATGatttttggatcttttttgATCGATTTTAGTTAGaattatattgatgattaGGTTCTGAATGCGTATGTGCGTTGAGCAAAGAATTTGTTTTGATGGTCAGGTTTGAAGTGTTAAAATCAGGACAGAAAGCTAAGAGAGTAGATGATGTTTCGAGGTTACCTTTTTGCCTATCACTCCATGTCCTGAATTAGTGTCCCATTCTTGAGGCTGGCCAAtcaatttgattaattgtGGATTGAAATGGGGAATGATTTAGtgaatttacttaaaaaagtACTCTTAGTAATATTAACAACGttaaaagttattaattaagaattttcaatatcaaaattgaaaattcttgacTAATAAACGTATTAAGTTGATCAAGCGATgagataatttgattttgtgttttgtaaaCAAAAGCAGTAAACTTGGGACTCATGGATTTTCTGCTGGTTGATGTCATGTTTGCGGTGAGTAACTTCATTGGCAATGGTTGTTTGCGCAGGCAATGAAACAGCCAACATACacagtattatatttttcgccTTCCATTTTGATCTGCTTATGGCAGTTTCTCTGGTTATGAGTCTGAAATAATTTCAGATGCATGAATTCAATGCAAACGGAGTTTAAAGATCTCGTGATAAAATTGGAATcttgatttaaatttacatCTGAATTTGAGTTAATAAAGTTCTCTGTCAATGATCCAAGTATCATGACTGTGATTCTGAATTCAAGTTGGAGCTCGACAGTTCCACTCCTGAATTATTTCTGTCATTTTTGTATACAATCTGATTGTTGTAGGCTAACACTTGAAGACAGGAACCATGATATTGAAAGTAAATGATATCTTTATTGTGAGAGAGTGGATAAGAAACACCATTCATATGGTTAGGACCACTTATAAGAGGATTAccaaattcttttcaaaatatcctTGTATGATGCTTTTGATAtgcttctttcttcctttcatAACTTAAATGGATGCATATTGAGTATAGTATTCTGTGGCCTCAAGGTTCCTATGTTGGAGCACatgcttatttttaaactcGTGTGTGCATCACTTACATCAACTACATTGTTATTTTGCTTGGTACATGGAATGTCCTAGCAGTCATATCACAACTTGTAAAATTTTGGCAGTCCGACATGTAATTCACCATACAATGTGATTGAGttggttttattgtttttcagCTCTTGGCGGAGGATCCATCTCTAAAACGCTTCAAATCACATAAGAAAAGTCTGAGGAGTCTCAAAATGGTGGGAGATGTTCTTACCATTGTGGTGGTAGCTGGTATGCTTATCTTTTCaccaaaaattgagttatcCGTTTCTAGGTTGTATGGATGTTGTTAACAACCGCTGTCCTAAAAGCATTTGATTAACTTGTAACATGCTTTTCCAGATGATATATTAAAGCAGATAAACTTAAAAGCTAGTATAGGATAACTTTGATACTTACAACTCTATTTTATCTGAACCTAAATCAAGTGGAGTTGCAGCAATATGTAGGAGGTTCCTGGAACTTGTCGTATTCTTATTGACCagttattatcatattttttctgaCTGAAGTTAGAGGTTATATGTAAAGTTGCACGAGCTTCTCGTGATTCTTTTGCCACTGGtcgaagaaaataaaaaaggtatACACAACTTAACCTTTATTGAAGTTGAAATCAGTATAAATTTAGTGGTGTCACCTACTGGTCCTGGAAACAGGTTCTCAAACCACTCAAACTGAACATCAAGAGTGGTATGTCTAGACACAATTTGAAAATGCAAATCTGGCTCAAAAAGATCCCTTTGTTGTCTTTGATTGAAGGCAAACTTGCACCAccaaatacatacacacacacacatatatatatcttctttAGAAAACAATTGCTGATACTCTgaccatttttacactttggcatCTGTACCTTTTTTTTCGTCAACTTGCCATTTCAACTTTACGAAGTTTTGCATTTTGCaatttataactgtttttcaaccaagttttttgttaaaaaaaatcacatgcaatgCACATGTAATGTTTAaaagttatgtgatgtgatatttttcacatatgcacatttgatgtttttccggcaaaaaatcaacaaaaaatccctcatatatggcaaagtgcaaatttcgtaTAGTTGAGATGAcaagttgatacaaaaaaagtttagatgccaaAGTGTACAAATGGGCATAGTTCAGATGGCAAAACATAGTTTACCCTTTAAAATATACGTTGTATTTGTATAAACACCATTGTAAAATATACaagtttataatataattaatctataatattttatatctttttcgAGTAATGATATGATGTATTAATCTtgaacataaataatttactatataatatatatttttatatatcgagcttgtaaatatttttgtattacataatttgtaaagggttataaattttaaatatctgCAATTAAAACTGCTGCGGACCTCTCTTGTTAGTTGAACAAACATGCTACTGGGAAATGAATTTGACagttcaatctttttttttcttttttaataatttgggtTTGTTAAAAGCAACCCCACACATGATCTGATAAATGCTGCTTCAGTATTATTTGGCCCAAGGAAATCTTATTTGCATATGCAGAGCCATTTATATAGTCAATTGAACTTCTGTGGAACACTACATCATAACAATAAGCTTCAAAAGGCAATTCTTGATTACtctttgtattattttaattgtttattcGAATGCTTTCGAGTCTTGTACAACCATGATACTGTTGCTTACAGGATGCTGCTACGAGATCTACGTTAGAGCAGTCATGCGAGAAGAAGCCCGGAAAGAAAAATCGAGTGCATAGGGGTAGAAGCTATCCACATGAATGCAGGATTGAGGGCAGGAAAACACTTGAAATTTCTGGTGCAGCAGAACTATGTTTGAACTGACTTGGTCATGTGTTGGAATAAAGTAATCCAATATACTTCACATATTTCAAATGTCAAAAATCCCTGGACATCCCTGTGGAATGTATCATGCActagtttcttgattttacttaattttattagattgAAGTGCCAAAATTTGTTTATGGGCTCTTCAGATTGTGAATCTCTGATGCTTCATTTTTGGCAGAAAGTGTGTTTTGGTTCAATCTCTCTGTCTCTGCCCCCATTCCCCCAAAGGTGTGAAGGTAGGTGATGCCTTTacaacattttcttttgttcaaaatttgaaaagagtATATGATTATTAGTTGAGAGAAGAATATGAGTTGTACATTAATAATGCATCTGTCTCACATTATATAATgccaaaaggaaaaagaaaataagttaaatGAAAGCACACCTAatgatgattttgattttgagttGTGGCCCCACTCCCAACTTTAAACATGATCAtcaatgttatttttatttatttcttgggTTAATTACAACATTCTCCTTTAAAGTTTGTATCCTACTTATAAATAGGGATAATGATTCTACCATCTTCTGCAATTTGATGTTATTACACATAGACATCTTgtaatttagaatattatatttagtaccttTGATGTTTGCttctatttaacaaataaatatttttattaatcaaaattcttcgaatttgatgatgttAATAAAAGGAACctcgataaatatatttagcatcgattgacttataattgattattgtaggtcaaaccaatattttttataactaaattatacttatacatcttcatttATTAACGTAAGTGAGAAAGTATATATTCACCGTCataggggtattttagttacaaacaatttatttgaccttCAATGAGTTACTcttcagtaataagtcaatgaaaggtaaatattgatttccattcaatttgtttttacatatcaataaatttaagagGTGAGGTAAGAGATTATTGGTGAATACTGAGTAATTCAATAGCATCAACCaagcaaattataattttgttagcAAAGTAAAACAGAATTGACAAACAAATACCACCAAATTTGGATTGCTTTAATTTGAAAGGATATTTTAGTGTCActactatataaataatttaattgatgatgagttcaatatattaaattccAACATTAAAATACCATGCCCCTCCTATAGACAGCTACATACAATGCATGCATAATTTCATACTTTGTCAAAAAGCCCAGCACTGCTGTACACATGGTAACGCTCCACCAGCCGACctgtacaaataaatatatacatacatatatacagacatatatatatatagagagagagagagcgctCTATGAGACAGAAGTTTGTTGTGTTGATTTCTTGAAGTGGTGTGTTTTGAAGTTTCTTGGGGTGGTGGTACAGAATTGAACATCTGAGTATTATTAAGAAGGTGAAGATTGAAGAATATGGCAAGTTTTGCAGGGACAACACAGAAATGTAAGGCCTGTGAAAAGACTGTATACTTAGTGGATCAACTCACTGCTGACACCAAGGTTTATCACAAGACCTGTTTTAGATGCCACCACTGCAAAGGGACTCTCAAGgtctgatttttgtttttttttgtttttgtttttgttttagcccttttgctattttttttttctcgtgATTTGCTTGATATGTGCAAGAAAGGTGGTGTTCCTAAAGCCCTTTTGCTGCTGTAATGTATAgttcttgtgtgtgtgtttatttgctatattcaagaaaattgtttGTTTCTTGGACCCAGAATTTTCTTGTTCTGATATGAGTTTCCTGTAAATGCTTGTTCT from Sesamum indicum cultivar Zhongzhi No. 13 linkage group LG3, S_indicum_v1.0, whole genome shotgun sequence harbors:
- the LOC105157174 gene encoding succinate dehydrogenase subunit 7A, mitochondrial gives rise to the protein MAFLLNKTALSALRLRSQKADDSLMLSRRGFHVEPGAREKALLAEDPSLKRFKSHKKSLRSLKMVGDVLTIVVVAGCCYEIYVRAVMREEARKEKSSA